One window of the Pieris rapae chromosome 11, ilPieRapa1.1, whole genome shotgun sequence genome contains the following:
- the LOC110998757 gene encoding zinc transporter ZIP13 homolog — protein METGEAVVAGIFPEYFYSFVEELDEHPWLFAALASVLVGLSGILPLLIIPINETASFKDGAGAATLRILLSFAVGGLLGDVFLHLLPEAWQHDLASTKDGEHVSMKCGLWCLMGMLVFIIVEKLFAAGEEEEEKGSVQHIEIEEIEKLLQAERKQKGAVCGNGVTAKQLYDTCVFNNNTKGGGCCSSVNGNNGVVKCKGNRWMGRCLLREAREKTLQATKEKSEKKDVAGYLNLMANSIDNFTHGLAVGGSFLVGFRVGLLTTFAILVHEIPHEVGDFAILLKSGFSRWEAAKAQLATASAGLIGAMTAVIFSGASNAIEARTSWITPFTAGGFLHIALITVLPDLLREEDRWESLKHLAALLGGILLMALMTHYC, from the exons ATGGAAACCGGAGAAGCTGTTGTGGCGGGAATTTTtccagaatatttttatagttttgttgAAGAATTAGATGAACACCCATGGTTGTTTGCGGCTCTAGCTTCCGTATTGGTTGGACTCAGTGGAATTTTGCCTCTACTAATCATCCCAATAAACGAAACAGCGTCGTTTAAAGATGGAg CTGGTGCGGCGACGCTAAGGATCCTGTTGAGTTTTGCCGTCGGTGGTTTGCTAGGGGATGTCTTTCTCCACCTTCTACCAGAAGCATGGCAACATGACCTTGCCAGTACCAAAG ATGGGGAACACGTATCAATGAAATGCGGTCTCTGGTGTCTGATGGGCATGCTGGTCTTCATAATAGTGGAAAAACTTTTCGCTGCTGGCGAAGAAGAAGAGGAAAAGGGCTCCGTACAACACATAGAGATAGAAGAGATAGAGAAGTTACTGCAAGCTGAGAGGAAACAAAAGGGTGCGGTCTGTGGCAATGGTGTTACAGCCAAACAGCTCTACGATACAtgcgtttttaataataatactaaag GTGGTGGCTGCTGCAGTAGTGTTAACGGTAACAACGGTGTAGTGAAGTGTAAAGGGAACCGATGGATGGGAAGATGTTTGTTACGTGAGGCGAGGGAGAAAACACTACAGGCAACTAAGGAGAAGAGCGAGAAGAAAGAT gttGCGGGATACTTAAATCTAATGGCGAACTCCATAGACAACTTCACACACGGTTTGGCTGTTGGCGGGTCCTTCCTGGTGGGATTCAGAGTGGGATTACTCACCACGTTCGCTATACTCG TTCACGAAATACCTCATGAAGTCGGCGACTTTGCTATTCTTTTGAAGAGTGGATTCTCACGTTGGGAGGCAGCTAAAGCACAATTG GCTACAGCATCGGCTGGTCTGATCGGCGCCATGACAGCTGTCATCTTCAGTGGAGCCAGTAATgctatag AGGCCCGAACATCATGGATAACTCCCTTTACAGCAGGCGGGTTCCTCCATATAGCCCTCATCACTGTCTTACCCGATTTGCTAAGGGAGGAAGACCGATGGGAGTCCCTGAAACACCTGGCAGCGCTACTCGGTGGAATACTACTTATGGCCCTTATGACGCACTACTGCTAG
- the LOC110998760 gene encoding F-box/LRR-repeat protein 2 isoform X2: MDSWGILNVDSAAAIISRDDTGASFRRKNVTIEKLPDKVLLNIFCYLTHREICRMATVCKRWRMVAYDTRLWTHVSLRPEISGLHVGSLESLLALISIRFGPSLRYIELPIELITHTVLHELAAKCPNLTHMLLDFSTAMQLHDFSEMQAFPTKLRYLCICLSEVIFMEGFMRKIYNFINGLEILHLIGTYEKVEEEEEEIYEVINVHKLKSATPNLRVINLYGINFVDDSHIDAFSSNCIQLECLAVNYCNKVTGSTMKTLFQRSRRLTCLLMNGCSLQSEYVMQVEWEKSSIQELDVTATDLSTECLIDMLSRIPNLRFLSAGQINGFNDSVLKAWLEAGTTRSLLALDVDSSDNLSDDALHRFLSRVGAQLSGLVLSGMPHITDQLWQSVLQLLTNAKILIMGTQERLGVNIHVDQLMDGIANSCPNLERLELRWDPENLRFSDKSQKAIDVLRVKCLKLKSLVLSDGRYYEIVKANFERADRTTVVRTSTNCRVSNYYLLSNYKDLIFN; this comes from the exons ATGGATTCCTGGGGTATATTGAATGTGGACAGTGCAGCAGCTATCATCTCGAGAGATGATACAGGTGCCAGTTTCCGGCGGAAGAATGtg ACTATAGAAAAGCTGCCTGATAAAGTGTTGCTCAACATATTCTGCTACCTCACACATCGTGAAATATGTCGCATGGCCACTGTGTGCAAACGTTGGCGAATGGTTGCATATGACACGAGATTGTGGACCCATGTCAGTTTGAGACCCGAGATTTCTGGTTTACATGTTG GTTCCCTAGAATCTCTCCTAGCATTGATATCCATCAGATTCGGTCCATCTCTTCGCTATATCGAACTCCCGATTGAGCTGATAACTCACACAGTACTCCATGAGTTAGCTGCCAAGTGCCCCAATTTGACTCATATGTTACTGGACTTCAGTACTG CGATGCAACTCCACGACTTCTCAGAGATGCAGGCGTTTCCTACGAAGCTGCGTTATCTCTGCATTTGCCTGTCAGAAGTCATCTTCATGGAAGGTTTCATGAGGaagatttacaattttatcaaCGGCCTGGAGATATTGCACCTCATTG GCACGTATGAGAAGGTAGAAGAAGAAGAGGAGGAGATCTACGAAGTTATCAACGTACACAAACTCAAGTCGGCCACGCCCAACCTGCGCGTGATTAATTTGTATGGGATCAATTTTGTGGACGATTCGCACATTGATGCGTTCAGCTCTAACTGTATCcag TTAGAATGTCTAGCAGTGAATTACTGCAATAAGGTAACGGGTTCCACTATGAAGACACTGTTCCAAAGATCGCGAAGACTCACCTGCCTACTTATGAATGGATGCA GTCTTCAATCAGAGTACGTGATGCAGGTGGAGTGGGAAAAGTCTTCAATCCAGGAGTTGGATGTGACAGCTACGGATCTGTCAACTGAATGTTTAATTGACATGCTTAGCAGGATCCCGAACCTTAGATTCCTAAGCGCAGGTCAAATTAATGGGTTCAATGACTCCGTGTTAAAGGCTTGGCTGGAGGCTGGTACTACGAG GAGTCTTTTAGCCCTGGATGTGGACTCATCTGACAACTTGTCGGATGACGCGTTGCATCGCTTCCTGTCTCGTGTTGGGGCACAACTGTCGGGTCTGGTGCTTAGCGGGATGCCCCATATTACTGATCAGCTATGGCAGAGTGTTCTTCAGCTTCTTACTAATGCTAA gaTACTAATAATGGGTACACAGGAGAGACTCGGTGTCAACATTCACGTGGACCAG ttaatggACGGCATTGCCAATAGCTGCCCCAACTTGGAGCGGCTTGAACTGCGCTGGGATCCTGAAAACCTACGTTTTAGTGACAAGAGTCAGAAGGCAATCGATGTTTTGCGAGTGAAATGTCTTAAACTCAAGAGTCTTGTACTAAG tgaCGGCCGCTACTACGAGATCGTGAAAGCAAACTTCGAGCGCGCGGATCGTACCACCGTCGTTCGGACATCTACTAACTGCCGTGTTTCCAATTATTACCTCTTGTCTAATTATAAAgatcttatatttaattaa
- the LOC110998760 gene encoding F-box/LRR-repeat protein 2 isoform X3, with product MEDTSTGYPVIPLRRKKSQTIEKLPDKVLLNIFCYLTHREICRMATVCKRWRMVAYDTRLWTHVSLRPEISGLHVGSLESLLALISIRFGPSLRYIELPIELITHTVLHELAAKCPNLTHMLLDFSTAMQLHDFSEMQAFPTKLRYLCICLSEVIFMEGFMRKIYNFINGLEILHLIGTYEKVEEEEEEIYEVINVHKLKSATPNLRVINLYGINFVDDSHIDAFSSNCIQLECLAVNYCNKVTGSTMKTLFQRSRRLTCLLMNGCSLQSEYVMQVEWEKSSIQELDVTATDLSTECLIDMLSRIPNLRFLSAGQINGFNDSVLKAWLEAGTTRSLLALDVDSSDNLSDDALHRFLSRVGAQLSGLVLSGMPHITDQLWQSVLQLLTNAKILIMGTQERLGVNIHVDQLMDGIANSCPNLERLELRWDPENLRFSDKSQKAIDVLRVKCLKLKSLVLSDGRYYEIVKANFERADRTTVVRTSTNCRVSNYYLLSNYKDLIFN from the exons ATGGAGGATACGAGTACTGGATATCCCGTTATACCGCTTAGAAGAAAAAAGAGCCAA ACTATAGAAAAGCTGCCTGATAAAGTGTTGCTCAACATATTCTGCTACCTCACACATCGTGAAATATGTCGCATGGCCACTGTGTGCAAACGTTGGCGAATGGTTGCATATGACACGAGATTGTGGACCCATGTCAGTTTGAGACCCGAGATTTCTGGTTTACATGTTG GTTCCCTAGAATCTCTCCTAGCATTGATATCCATCAGATTCGGTCCATCTCTTCGCTATATCGAACTCCCGATTGAGCTGATAACTCACACAGTACTCCATGAGTTAGCTGCCAAGTGCCCCAATTTGACTCATATGTTACTGGACTTCAGTACTG CGATGCAACTCCACGACTTCTCAGAGATGCAGGCGTTTCCTACGAAGCTGCGTTATCTCTGCATTTGCCTGTCAGAAGTCATCTTCATGGAAGGTTTCATGAGGaagatttacaattttatcaaCGGCCTGGAGATATTGCACCTCATTG GCACGTATGAGAAGGTAGAAGAAGAAGAGGAGGAGATCTACGAAGTTATCAACGTACACAAACTCAAGTCGGCCACGCCCAACCTGCGCGTGATTAATTTGTATGGGATCAATTTTGTGGACGATTCGCACATTGATGCGTTCAGCTCTAACTGTATCcag TTAGAATGTCTAGCAGTGAATTACTGCAATAAGGTAACGGGTTCCACTATGAAGACACTGTTCCAAAGATCGCGAAGACTCACCTGCCTACTTATGAATGGATGCA GTCTTCAATCAGAGTACGTGATGCAGGTGGAGTGGGAAAAGTCTTCAATCCAGGAGTTGGATGTGACAGCTACGGATCTGTCAACTGAATGTTTAATTGACATGCTTAGCAGGATCCCGAACCTTAGATTCCTAAGCGCAGGTCAAATTAATGGGTTCAATGACTCCGTGTTAAAGGCTTGGCTGGAGGCTGGTACTACGAG GAGTCTTTTAGCCCTGGATGTGGACTCATCTGACAACTTGTCGGATGACGCGTTGCATCGCTTCCTGTCTCGTGTTGGGGCACAACTGTCGGGTCTGGTGCTTAGCGGGATGCCCCATATTACTGATCAGCTATGGCAGAGTGTTCTTCAGCTTCTTACTAATGCTAA gaTACTAATAATGGGTACACAGGAGAGACTCGGTGTCAACATTCACGTGGACCAG ttaatggACGGCATTGCCAATAGCTGCCCCAACTTGGAGCGGCTTGAACTGCGCTGGGATCCTGAAAACCTACGTTTTAGTGACAAGAGTCAGAAGGCAATCGATGTTTTGCGAGTGAAATGTCTTAAACTCAAGAGTCTTGTACTAAG tgaCGGCCGCTACTACGAGATCGTGAAAGCAAACTTCGAGCGCGCGGATCGTACCACCGTCGTTCGGACATCTACTAACTGCCGTGTTTCCAATTATTACCTCTTGTCTAATTATAAAgatcttatatttaattaa
- the LOC110998760 gene encoding F-box/LRR-repeat protein 2 isoform X1, whose product MDIPTDVWGQLALEASQVYLTEGGMRSPFANTTIEKLPDKVLLNIFCYLTHREICRMATVCKRWRMVAYDTRLWTHVSLRPEISGLHVGSLESLLALISIRFGPSLRYIELPIELITHTVLHELAAKCPNLTHMLLDFSTAMQLHDFSEMQAFPTKLRYLCICLSEVIFMEGFMRKIYNFINGLEILHLIGTYEKVEEEEEEIYEVINVHKLKSATPNLRVINLYGINFVDDSHIDAFSSNCIQLECLAVNYCNKVTGSTMKTLFQRSRRLTCLLMNGCSLQSEYVMQVEWEKSSIQELDVTATDLSTECLIDMLSRIPNLRFLSAGQINGFNDSVLKAWLEAGTTRSLLALDVDSSDNLSDDALHRFLSRVGAQLSGLVLSGMPHITDQLWQSVLQLLTNAKILIMGTQERLGVNIHVDQLMDGIANSCPNLERLELRWDPENLRFSDKSQKAIDVLRVKCLKLKSLVLSDGRYYEIVKANFERADRTTVVRTSTNCRVSNYYLLSNYKDLIFN is encoded by the exons ATGGATATACCAACTGATGTTTGGGGACAGCTGGCCCTTGAGGCCAGCCAGGTATATTTGACTGAAGGTGGAATGAGGAGTCCTTTCGCTAATACG ACTATAGAAAAGCTGCCTGATAAAGTGTTGCTCAACATATTCTGCTACCTCACACATCGTGAAATATGTCGCATGGCCACTGTGTGCAAACGTTGGCGAATGGTTGCATATGACACGAGATTGTGGACCCATGTCAGTTTGAGACCCGAGATTTCTGGTTTACATGTTG GTTCCCTAGAATCTCTCCTAGCATTGATATCCATCAGATTCGGTCCATCTCTTCGCTATATCGAACTCCCGATTGAGCTGATAACTCACACAGTACTCCATGAGTTAGCTGCCAAGTGCCCCAATTTGACTCATATGTTACTGGACTTCAGTACTG CGATGCAACTCCACGACTTCTCAGAGATGCAGGCGTTTCCTACGAAGCTGCGTTATCTCTGCATTTGCCTGTCAGAAGTCATCTTCATGGAAGGTTTCATGAGGaagatttacaattttatcaaCGGCCTGGAGATATTGCACCTCATTG GCACGTATGAGAAGGTAGAAGAAGAAGAGGAGGAGATCTACGAAGTTATCAACGTACACAAACTCAAGTCGGCCACGCCCAACCTGCGCGTGATTAATTTGTATGGGATCAATTTTGTGGACGATTCGCACATTGATGCGTTCAGCTCTAACTGTATCcag TTAGAATGTCTAGCAGTGAATTACTGCAATAAGGTAACGGGTTCCACTATGAAGACACTGTTCCAAAGATCGCGAAGACTCACCTGCCTACTTATGAATGGATGCA GTCTTCAATCAGAGTACGTGATGCAGGTGGAGTGGGAAAAGTCTTCAATCCAGGAGTTGGATGTGACAGCTACGGATCTGTCAACTGAATGTTTAATTGACATGCTTAGCAGGATCCCGAACCTTAGATTCCTAAGCGCAGGTCAAATTAATGGGTTCAATGACTCCGTGTTAAAGGCTTGGCTGGAGGCTGGTACTACGAG GAGTCTTTTAGCCCTGGATGTGGACTCATCTGACAACTTGTCGGATGACGCGTTGCATCGCTTCCTGTCTCGTGTTGGGGCACAACTGTCGGGTCTGGTGCTTAGCGGGATGCCCCATATTACTGATCAGCTATGGCAGAGTGTTCTTCAGCTTCTTACTAATGCTAA gaTACTAATAATGGGTACACAGGAGAGACTCGGTGTCAACATTCACGTGGACCAG ttaatggACGGCATTGCCAATAGCTGCCCCAACTTGGAGCGGCTTGAACTGCGCTGGGATCCTGAAAACCTACGTTTTAGTGACAAGAGTCAGAAGGCAATCGATGTTTTGCGAGTGAAATGTCTTAAACTCAAGAGTCTTGTACTAAG tgaCGGCCGCTACTACGAGATCGTGAAAGCAAACTTCGAGCGCGCGGATCGTACCACCGTCGTTCGGACATCTACTAACTGCCGTGTTTCCAATTATTACCTCTTGTCTAATTATAAAgatcttatatttaattaa
- the LOC110998759 gene encoding protein TRC8 homolog, which produces MSLRSKALALVEVLLRVPPLFVVDEFLKISLGLPVSTGEEVSVLSNVTDDHVDISDAEAIYYDANFYNAFFFIFLKFLVCCLGCMSALCIFVLCTKHLIIVYLYLMSLGIVFISYWTNVSAIKQIQALTLSAASTQPSASILEDILNLNLKNLLDLDGPGILVIQNFAIQFTLSVIFRNVHLGPRHQTVQKLLPITFMAPSFLAMLPVPPHLLHHSPVFSALLPLCLVKYVLWSSAYDVIQVIYAGYQHGRLFVSNFGLSALVETEWIRLNIPCVLRVFWVLRVAEHAMLLLMENYDEDSDEGLKVSTLLAVQSVASMAKSLLVTGCETITAVLGMTSVISFFCHYIGSFFQWILLTDEEEDKSIGTVSAILFYILALQTGLTTLNPEKRFVRLCRNFCLLFTALLHFLHNIVNPMLMSLSASHNPSTHRHVRALGVCAFLITFPISLLVYLWSQHTISTWLLAVSAFSIEVIVKVIVSLMIYSLFLIDAYRSTFWEQLDDYVYYIRAFGNTIEFCFGIFLFFNGAWILLFESGGAIRAVMMCIHAYFNIWCEARAGWSVFMKRRTAVNKINSLREASVQQLDRLDDVCAICYQEMHSAKITRCNHFFHGVCLRKWLYVQDRCPLCHDILYKIDSDPTKDNNSEASNEDNSNQNILLDDEDPDLLLGEGVR; this is translated from the exons ATGTCGTTGCGGTCGAAGGCCCTAGCGCTGGTGGAAGTGTTGCTACGGGTACCGCCGCTGTTTGTTGTCGATGAGTTCCTCAAGATCAGTTTGGGCCTGCCCGTGTCCACCGGCGAAGAAGTGTCCGTCCTCTCCAACGTCACTGACGACCACGTCGATATTTCGGATGCAGAGGCTATCTATTACGACGCCAATTTCTACAACGCGTTTTTCttcatatttcttaaatttcttGTCTGCTGTTTAG GATGTATGTCAGCCCTTTGCATTTTCGTGTTGTGCACGAAACACCTGATTATAGTGTACCTCTACTTGATGTCCCTCGGTATTGTCTTCATCTCCTACTGGACTAATGTATCTGCTATCAAGCAAATCCAGGCACTGACCTTATCTGCGGCATCCACTCAACCCTCTGCGAGTATACTAGAAGATATTCTCAACCTAAACCTCAAGAACCTACTTGACCTTGATGGCCCAGGTATCCTGGTCATACAAAACTTCGCGATACAGTTTACCCTATCAGTTATCTTCAGAAATGTTCACCTCGGACCGCGCCATCAGACAGTCCAGAAGTTATTACCGATCACGTTCATGGCACCATCTTTTTTGGCAATGCTCCCAGTACCTCCTCATCTTTTACATCATTCACCAGTGTTCTCAGCGCTTTTACCATTGTGTCTAGTCAAATATGTACTTTGGTCTTCAGCTTATGACGTCATACAAGTGATATACGCTGGGTATCAACATGGGAGGCTATTTGTAAGCAACTTCGGGCTCTCTGCTCTTGTGGAAACTGAATGGATTCGTTTAAATATACCTTGTGTACTGAGAGTGTTTTGGGTGCTGAGAGTTGCGGAACATGCTATGTTACTTCTAATGGAAAACTACGATGAAGACAGCGATGAAGGATTAAAAGTCTCCACATTACTAGCGGTCCAGTCTGTCGCCTCTATGGCTAAATCTTTGCTAGTAACAGGATGTGAGACTATCACCGCCGTTCTCGGTATGACCTCCGTTATCTCATTCTTCTGTCATTATATCGGGAGCTTCTTCCAGTGGATCCTGCTGACAGATGAAGAAGAAGACAAGAGTATAGGAACTGTGTCTGCTATTCTTTTCTATATACTCGCCTTGCAGACTGGTTTGACAACTTTGAATCCCGAGAAGCGATTCGTAAGATTATGCCGAAATTTCTGTTTGCTGTTCACGGCCCTGTTACACTTCTTGCACAATATTGTTAATCCTATGTTAATGTCACTTAGCGCTTCGCACAATCCGAGCACCCACCGGCACGTGAGAGCATTAGGCGTTTGCGCCTTTCTAATAACGTTCCCGATCTCGTTACTAGTATATCTATGGTCGCAGCACACGATTTCAACCTGGCTTTTGGCTGTCAGCGCTTTTAGCATCGAAGTTATCGTGAAAGTAATAGTTAGCCTCATGATATACTCGCTCTTTTTAATAGACGCATACAGAAGTACATTCTGGGAACAGTTGGACGattatgtttattacataCGCGCGTTCGGGAACACGATAGAGTTTTGCTTTGGAATCTTCTTGTTCTTTAACGGCGCTTGGATTCTACTGTTCGAATCTGGTGGTGCGATTCGAGCGGTCATGATGTGTATTCACGCCTACTTCAATATTTGGTGTGAGGCGCGCGCCGGTTGGTCGGTGTTTATGAAACGACGTACGGCTGTTAATAAGATAAACTCGCTAAGAGAGGCTTCAGTACAGCAACTCGATCGTTTGGACGATGTGTGCGCTATCTGCTACCAGGAGATGCACTCGGCCAAAATAACGCGTTGCAACCACTTCTTCCATGGAGTTTGCTTAAGAAAGTGGCTGTATGTGCAGGACCGTTGTCCACTTTGCCATGACATTCTTTATAAGATAGACAGCGATCCGACCAAGGACAACAATTCAGAGGCTAGCAATGAAGATAACAGTAATCAAAACATTCTCTTGGACGACGAAGATCCGGATCTCTTGCTTGGTGAAGGTGTAAGATGA